In a single window of the Gossypium hirsutum isolate 1008001.06 chromosome D02, Gossypium_hirsutum_v2.1, whole genome shotgun sequence genome:
- the LOC107908881 gene encoding sodium/proton antiporter 1 — protein sequence MAALSIGTHFSPSCRFKNRSLHAPSVYSLPSFGTSLYRIRAPRLLSNGVIARAEDKARGSSSPSQRQVQPNNEEQIKGLSSESGTCDPLCSVDETSSLEFEDAYQPKTDLLKTIAVFTAALTGTLAINLTWVTDHQDIAMALLFGIGYAGIIFEESLAFNKSGVGLLMAVSLWVVRSIGAPSSDIAVSELTHASAEVSEIVFFLLGAMTIVEIVDAHQGFKLVTDNITTRKPRTLIWVVGFVTFFLSSILDNLTSTIVMVSLLRKLVPPSEYRKLLGAVVVIAANAGGAWTPIGDVTTTMLWIHGQISTLQTMKGLIIPSLVSLTVPLALMSLTSEVNGKGQDSPNILASQQMAPRGQLVFCVGIGALVFVPVFKALTGLPPFMGMLFGLGVLWILTDAIHYGESERQKLKVPQALSRIDTQGALFFLGILLSVSCLESAGLLRELANYLDAHIPSVELIASAIGVVSAIIDNVPLVAATMGMYDLTSFPQDSEFWQLVAYCAGTGGSMLVIGSAAGVAYMGMEKIDFFWYFRKVSGFAFAGYAAGIAAYLAVNNLHISLPSTLAQVPFLSGS from the exons ATGGCTGCCTTATCAATTGGGACTCATTTTTCACCCTCATGTCGTTTCAAGAACCGATCTTTGCACGCGCCTTCTGTCTACTCCTTGCCTAGCTTTGGAACTTCCCTTTATAGAATCAGAGCCCCAAGGTTGCTTAGCAATGGTGTTATTGCTAGAGCTGAGGATAAGGCCAGGGGCTCTTCTTCTCCAAGTCAACGACAAGTTCAACCCAACAATGAAGAGCAGATTAAG GGGCTGTCCTCAGAATCTGGAACATGTGATCCTTTATGTTCGGTTGATGAAACTAGCTCGCTGGAGTTTGAAGATGCTTACCAGCCAAAGACTGATTTATTGAAAACTATTGCGGTTTTCACAGCTGCTTTAACGGGGACTCTGGCAATTAACCTAACATGGGTTACTGACCACCAG GATATTGCTATGGCATTGCTTTTTGGAATAGGATATGCTGGCATTATATTTGAGGAGTCTCTAGCCTTTAATAAAAGTGGTGTAGGATTGTTGATGGCTGTGAGTTTATGGGTAGTACGAAGCATTGGG GCTCCTTCAAGTGATATAGCTGTTTCAGAATTGACACATGCATCTGCAGAAGTCAGTGAAATAGTGTTTTTCTTGCTTGGTGCAATGACCATTGTTGAGATAGTTGATGCCCATCAAGGATTTAAGTTGGTTACTGACAACATAACCACTCGAAAGCCGCGAACTCTGATTTGGGTG GTTGGTTTCGTGACGTTTTTTCTTAGTTCTATCCTTGACAATCTGACATCTACAATAGTCATGGTTTCTTTGTTGAGGAAACTAGTACCTCCATCGGAATACCGCAA GCTTCTAGGAGCTGTTGTTGTGATAGCAGCAAATGCTGGTGGTGCTTGGACTCCTATTGGTGATGTTACTACTACCATGCTCTGGATACACGGTCAAATATCCACATTGCAGACTATGAAG GGTTTGATAATACCTTCACTTGTTTCTCTAACTGTTCCGTTGGCGCTTATGTCATTGACTAG TGAAGTAAACGGGAAAGGACAAGATTCTCCCAATATTTTGGCATCTCAACAAATGGCTCCGAGAGGGCAACTTGTTTTCTGTGTTGGTATTGGTGCTTTGGTTTTTGTTCCAGTGTTCAAGGCTTTAACCGGTTTGCCTCCTTTTATGGGCATGTTGTTCGGACTTGGAGTTCTTTGGATTCTGACCGATGCTATTCATTACGGTGAATCCGAAAGGCAAAAACTGAAAGTTCCACAAGCTTTATCAAGGATCGATACTCAAGGAGCTCTTTTCTTCCTCGGAATCCTTTTGTCCGTGAGCTG CCTAGAATCAGCTGGTCTTCTTCGGGAGTTGGCAAATTACCTTGATGCTCATATCCCTAGCGTTGAACTGATTGCAAGTGCAATAGGAGTTGTGTCAGCAATTATAGACAATGTCCCACTTGTCGCAGCAACAATGGGAATGTATGATCTCACTTCATTTCCCCAGGACTCCGAGTTCTGGCAACTTGTTGCATATTGTGCCGGTACTGGTGGATCCATGCTAGTTATCGGGTCTGCAGCCGGAGTTGCATACATGGGAATGGAAAaaatcgacttcttttggtatttccGAAAG GTGAGTGGTTTTGCTTTTGCCGGTTACGCTGCCGGTATTGCTGCTTATTTAGCGGTTAATAACCTTCACATTTCCTTACCCTCGACTTTAGCTCAAGTTCCTTTCCTTTCCGGTTCGTAA
- the LOC107908883 gene encoding putative ribosome biogenesis protein slx9-like isoform X2: MGKPSSRPDSSSKADKKFDKKVQFYAKVRDTVASLTAKKDITKKKFRSRQKKLKAYDLSALSEFLPELKAPRANDFKLNCKSRQQLILKEGKQLSAVLEHPAFQADPLAAIHQHLQNTQPVLDEKPKKKKNQNGGRKKKSKKSKALSRQQSMDI; the protein is encoded by the exons ATGGGGAAACCAAGCTCCAG ACCAGATTCTTCTTCTAAAGCAGATAAAAAGTTCGATAAGAAGGTCCAGTTCTATGCCA aGGTTAGAGATACTGTTGCTTCATTGACTGCCAAGAAGGACATTACAAAG AAGAAGTTTCGAAGTCGACAGAAGAAACTGAAAGCATATGACCTCTCTGCTCTCTCGGAGTTTCTCCCTGAGTTGAAAGCTCCTAGAGCCAATGATTTCAAGCTCAACTGCAAATCTAGGCAACAATTAAT ATTGAAAGAGGGAAAACAATTGAGTGCAGTTCTCGAGCATCCTGCTTTCCAAGCCGATCCACTAGCTGCCATTCATCAACACTTACAGAACACACAACCTGTTTTAGacgagaaaccgaagaaaaagaaGAACCAGAATGGTGGGAGGAAGAAAAAGAGTAAAAAGTCGAAGGCTTTGTCCAGACAACAATCCATGGATATCTGA
- the LOC107908880 gene encoding reticulon-like protein B11 isoform X2, with protein MADSNPTRVSVHQALGGGTVADVLLWREWCSGVVMLTSSTMVWYLFERAGYNFLSFMANVLSLLVAILFFWAKSASLLNRSLPPLPNLEISENTVVIITDVLHQWINHTLSIAHNIAIARDLKFFLKVAVSLWLVSYIGVILSLSVPVVYDKYQHFIDEKLCVTRRFIQTQYRKIDEVVLRKLPLPSNGGYPLHS; from the exons ATGGCAGATTCCAACCCTACTCGCGTATCGGTTCATCAAGCTCTTGGAGGTGGCACAG TTGCCGATGTGCTGCTGTGGAGAGAATGGTGTAGCGGTGTTGTGATGCTCACCTCGTCAACCATGGTGTGGTACCTTTTTGAAAGAGCTGGTTATAATTTCTTGTCTTTCATGGCCAACGTATTGTCGCTCCTTGTCGCTATTCTCTTCTTCTGGGCCAAATCTGCTTCTCTTCTCAACAG GTCTTTGCCACCCCTTCCTAATTTAGAGATTTCTGAGAACACTGTTGTGATTATTACTGATGTGTTACACCAATGGATCAACCATACATTATCCATTGCACATAACATTGCAATTGCAAGAGATTTGAAGTTTTTTCTTAAG GTTGCCGTCAGCTTGTGGTTAGTTTCGTACATAG GAGTTATTCTTAGTCTATCAGTTCCGGTGGTATACGATAAGTACCAGCACTTCATCGACGAGAAGCTTTGTGTGACACGCAGATTCATTCAAACACAATACAGGAAAATCGATGAAGTGGTATTGAGGAAGCTTCCTTTGCCCTCAAACGGTGGATACCCCCTACATTCTTGA
- the LOC107908884 gene encoding stress enhanced protein 1, chloroplastic has protein sequence MALAQVSASLSLTVHDVSPIISPTTTHKFSRVPISSFSGTGSIFATGSPLLIRESFNQRKPICKATTFTIKCEQSTKGGSSNSLDVWLGRLAMVGFAVAITVEISTGKGLLENFGLTTPLPTVALVVTALVGVLTAIFIFQSASKSS, from the exons ATGGCCTTAGCTCAAGTCTCAGCTTCCCTTTCTCTTACCGTGCATG ATGTATCCCCTATCATCTCTCCAACAACAACCCACAAATTTTCTCGTGTACCCATTTCCAGTTTTTCAGGAACTGGTTCCATTTTTGCCACTGGTTCCCCTCTCT tgATAAGGGAATCATTTAACCAAAGGAAACCTATATGTAAAGCAACAACATTTACCATTAAATGTGAGCAAAGCACCAAGGGGGGTAGCAGCAACAGTTTGGATGTATGGCTTGGCAGGCTTGCTATGGTTGGTTTTGCAGTAGCCATTACTGTTGAAATATCCACTGGCAAAGGACTCTTGGAG AATTTTGGCCTTACAACACCTTTGCCTACAGTGGCCTTAGTAGTGACTGCGTTGGTTGGTGTTTTGACAGCTATTTTCATCTTTCAATCAGCTTCTAAAAGTTCTTAA
- the LOC107908883 gene encoding putative ribosome biogenesis protein slx9-like isoform X3, with the protein MGKPSSRPDSSSKADKKFDKKVQFYAKVRDTVASLTAKKDITKKKKFRSRQKKLKAYDLSALSEFLPELKAPRANDFKLNCKSRLKEGKQLSAVLEHPAFQADPLAAIHQHLQNTQPVLDEKPKKKKNQNGGRKKKSKKSKALSRQQSMDI; encoded by the exons ATGGGGAAACCAAGCTCCAG ACCAGATTCTTCTTCTAAAGCAGATAAAAAGTTCGATAAGAAGGTCCAGTTCTATGCCA aGGTTAGAGATACTGTTGCTTCATTGACTGCCAAGAAGGACATTACAAAG AAGAAGAAGTTTCGAAGTCGACAGAAGAAACTGAAAGCATATGACCTCTCTGCTCTCTCGGAGTTTCTCCCTGAGTTGAAAGCTCCTAGAGCCAATGATTTCAAGCTCAACTGCAAATCTAG ATTGAAAGAGGGAAAACAATTGAGTGCAGTTCTCGAGCATCCTGCTTTCCAAGCCGATCCACTAGCTGCCATTCATCAACACTTACAGAACACACAACCTGTTTTAGacgagaaaccgaagaaaaagaaGAACCAGAATGGTGGGAGGAAGAAAAAGAGTAAAAAGTCGAAGGCTTTGTCCAGACAACAATCCATGGATATCTGA
- the LOC107908878 gene encoding PRKR-interacting protein 1: protein MSTGRPKDGDTQLAVVEPKSGLPPRPPSTTSTAIVEYEKPAFKEEEEDLEVKLRRIIENVPVRVSNTSGSSAGSGSGDFHQYRQMRRKEQDRLARMDVDYQKRKEIAEFNMRREERLKAAEERTAKKRLKRQKKKQRKKEKKMKSSAEGGENKKEESSDDEADSEHDEATVE from the exons ATGTCGACGGGAAGGCCAAAGGACGGCGACACTCAGTTGGCCGTAGTGGAGCCGAAATCGGGGCTCCCACCGCGACCTCCGTCGACTACATCGACGGCGATTGTGGAGTACGAGAAGCCTGCATTCAAGGAGGAGGAAGAGGATTTAGAGGTGAAGCTCCGCCGCATTATAGAGAATGTCCCCGTCCGTGTTAGCAATACATCCGGAAGTTCTGCCGGTTCCGGCTCCGGTGATTTCCACcag TATCGACAAATGAGACGCAAAGAGCAAGACAGGCTTGCAAGAATGGATGTTGACTACCAGAAAAGGAAGGAAATAGCCGAGTTTAACATGAGAAGGGAAGAAAGATTAAAAGCTGCCGAGGAACGGACGGCTAAGAAGCGCCTAAAACGCCaaaagaagaagcaaaggaaaaaggagaagaagatgaaatcAAGTGCTGAGGGAGGAGAGAACAAGAAGGAAGAGTCTTCAGATGATGAAGCTGACTCTGAACATGACGAAGCAACAGTAGAATGA
- the LOC107908883 gene encoding putative ribosome biogenesis protein slx9-like isoform X4 — protein MGKPSSRPDSSSKADKKFDKKVQFYAKVRDTVASLTAKKDITKKKFRSRQKKLKAYDLSALSEFLPELKAPRANDFKLNCKSRLKEGKQLSAVLEHPAFQADPLAAIHQHLQNTQPVLDEKPKKKKNQNGGRKKKSKKSKALSRQQSMDI, from the exons ATGGGGAAACCAAGCTCCAG ACCAGATTCTTCTTCTAAAGCAGATAAAAAGTTCGATAAGAAGGTCCAGTTCTATGCCA aGGTTAGAGATACTGTTGCTTCATTGACTGCCAAGAAGGACATTACAAAG AAGAAGTTTCGAAGTCGACAGAAGAAACTGAAAGCATATGACCTCTCTGCTCTCTCGGAGTTTCTCCCTGAGTTGAAAGCTCCTAGAGCCAATGATTTCAAGCTCAACTGCAAATCTAG ATTGAAAGAGGGAAAACAATTGAGTGCAGTTCTCGAGCATCCTGCTTTCCAAGCCGATCCACTAGCTGCCATTCATCAACACTTACAGAACACACAACCTGTTTTAGacgagaaaccgaagaaaaagaaGAACCAGAATGGTGGGAGGAAGAAAAAGAGTAAAAAGTCGAAGGCTTTGTCCAGACAACAATCCATGGATATCTGA
- the LOC107908880 gene encoding reticulon-like protein B11 isoform X1, whose amino-acid sequence MADSNPTRVSVHQALGGGTVADVLLWREWCSGVVMLTSSTMVWYLFERAGYNFLSFMANVLSLLVAILFFWAKSASLLNRSLPPLPNLEISENTVVIITDVLHQWINHTLSIAHNIAIARDLKFFLKVAVSLWLVSYIGSLFEFLTLVYIGVILSLSVPVVYDKYQHFIDEKLCVTRRFIQTQYRKIDEVVLRKLPLPSNGGYPLHS is encoded by the exons ATGGCAGATTCCAACCCTACTCGCGTATCGGTTCATCAAGCTCTTGGAGGTGGCACAG TTGCCGATGTGCTGCTGTGGAGAGAATGGTGTAGCGGTGTTGTGATGCTCACCTCGTCAACCATGGTGTGGTACCTTTTTGAAAGAGCTGGTTATAATTTCTTGTCTTTCATGGCCAACGTATTGTCGCTCCTTGTCGCTATTCTCTTCTTCTGGGCCAAATCTGCTTCTCTTCTCAACAG GTCTTTGCCACCCCTTCCTAATTTAGAGATTTCTGAGAACACTGTTGTGATTATTACTGATGTGTTACACCAATGGATCAACCATACATTATCCATTGCACATAACATTGCAATTGCAAGAGATTTGAAGTTTTTTCTTAAG GTTGCCGTCAGCTTGTGGTTAGTTTCGTACATAGGTAGTCTCTTCGAATTCCTCACTCTGGTCTATATTG GAGTTATTCTTAGTCTATCAGTTCCGGTGGTATACGATAAGTACCAGCACTTCATCGACGAGAAGCTTTGTGTGACACGCAGATTCATTCAAACACAATACAGGAAAATCGATGAAGTGGTATTGAGGAAGCTTCCTTTGCCCTCAAACGGTGGATACCCCCTACATTCTTGA
- the LOC107908879 gene encoding protein TIC 21, chloroplastic, with protein sequence MQTLLVPPATRSGICLVAVGPLLPTHRRRPAITFSSPNFIASLETRKPKPLISPFASWNPLNVERSKLLLSRVSSSSSSSSVSPGSTSPNDDSDKAKLAQVAKRLETTSRYFKRLGDLGFWGQLVCSVVAAVILSFSVVVTGKITSPATFYATFGGIVAAFISVFWSFGYIRLSEKLKRTVNDPSKAPPRANVVKSLKNGIVLNLLGMGAAILGMQATVGLLVAKALTSSTTPYYQGIAPGSSPVLALDVFLVQASANTILSHFLGLVFSLELLRSVTLPNTESIPIPKLA encoded by the exons ATGCAAACGTTATTGGTACCGCCGGCAACTCGCTCCGGCATTTGTTTGGTGGCGGTGGGTCCCCTCCTTCCAACTCACCGTCGCCGACCAGCGATAACTTTTTCTTCTCCAAATTTTATCGCTTCACTTGAAACTCGGAAACCGAAGCCACTAATCTCCCCGTTCGCTTCCTGGAACCCCCTCAATGTTGAAAGATCTAAGCTTTTGTTGAGCAgagtctcttcttcttcttcttcctcctcagTTTCACCTGGTTCTACCTCCCCTAATGATGATTCTGACAAGGCAAAGCTCGCTCAG GTAGCCAAGAGGTTAGAGACCACGTCAAGATACTTTAAACGATTGGGGGATTTAGGGTTTTGGGGGCAGCTAGTTTGCTCGGTGGTTGCGGCTGTGATACTTTCATTTTCAGTTGTGGTTACTGGGAAAATTACATCACCTGCTACGTTTTATGCTACTTTCGGTGGAATTGTAGCTGCATTCATATCGGTTTTTTGGTCATTCGGTTATATTCGACTTTCAGAGAAACTCAAAAGGACTGTTAATGATCCTTCAAAG GCTCCTCCTCGTGCCAATGTTGTGAAAAGCTTGAAAAATGGTATCGTTCTGAATCTTTTGGGAATGGGTGCTGCTATTCTTGGCATGCAAGCAACAGTCGGTTTACTAGTCGCGAAGGCACTTACCTCCTCCACAACTCCTTATTACCAAGGAATTGCACCCGGCTCTAGTCCAGTTCTTGCCTTGGATGTATTCTTGGTGCAG GCATCGGCAAACACTATCCTTTCACACTTTCTGGGGCTGGTGTTCTCGCTGGAACTGTTACGCTCGGTGACATTGCCTAATACAGAGAGTATTCCAATTCCCAAGCTTGCATAA
- the LOC107908883 gene encoding putative ribosome biogenesis protein slx9-like isoform X1, with the protein MGKPSSRPDSSSKADKKFDKKVQFYAKVRDTVASLTAKKDITKKKKFRSRQKKLKAYDLSALSEFLPELKAPRANDFKLNCKSRQQLILKEGKQLSAVLEHPAFQADPLAAIHQHLQNTQPVLDEKPKKKKNQNGGRKKKSKKSKALSRQQSMDI; encoded by the exons ATGGGGAAACCAAGCTCCAG ACCAGATTCTTCTTCTAAAGCAGATAAAAAGTTCGATAAGAAGGTCCAGTTCTATGCCA aGGTTAGAGATACTGTTGCTTCATTGACTGCCAAGAAGGACATTACAAAG AAGAAGAAGTTTCGAAGTCGACAGAAGAAACTGAAAGCATATGACCTCTCTGCTCTCTCGGAGTTTCTCCCTGAGTTGAAAGCTCCTAGAGCCAATGATTTCAAGCTCAACTGCAAATCTAGGCAACAATTAAT ATTGAAAGAGGGAAAACAATTGAGTGCAGTTCTCGAGCATCCTGCTTTCCAAGCCGATCCACTAGCTGCCATTCATCAACACTTACAGAACACACAACCTGTTTTAGacgagaaaccgaagaaaaagaaGAACCAGAATGGTGGGAGGAAGAAAAAGAGTAAAAAGTCGAAGGCTTTGTCCAGACAACAATCCATGGATATCTGA